TTGATCGGGGCTCTCAAAGAATTTCCACAGTTAAACCGGAAGAATCTTCGTTACGGATACAGCGAATCCAATTTGTCGGTAGCGGGAGGCAAGCGCTTACAGGCTGCGTTACCGGATGCGTTGTTGGTACCGGGCGATGCAATGATTGCCGAATTGGGCTGGGTCAAAGAGAAACTCGAAATCGACCTGATCGCCAAAGCCTGTAAGATAGGTGATACGGCCCTGGAGCGGGTTCTCCAACTGGTAGCGCCGGGGGTGACTGAGCGCGAATTACAAGCCGAGCTGGAATATCAAATGGCCATGCTCGGTTCCGAACGGCCATCGTTCGAGACGATTATCGCGTCCGGTTATCGTTCGGCTATGCCGCACGGTATGGCCTCGAACAAAAAAATACAGGCCGGTGATTTCGTCACGTTCGATTTCGGTGCTACGGTTAACGGGTATGTCTCGGACATGACTCGTACGATTGTGGTTGGCAAGGCAACGGCCAAACAGAAAAAAATCTACGGCATCGTACTTCGTTCGCAAATGGCGGGAGTCAAAACGGTCAAAGCCGGCGTGGTTTGCAGAAAAGTAGATGAAGCCTGTCGTAAAATCATAACGCGCGCCGGTTACGGTAAGGAATTCGGACACGGCACCGGGCACGGGA
This is a stretch of genomic DNA from Candidatus Zixiibacteriota bacterium. It encodes these proteins:
- a CDS encoding Xaa-Pro peptidase family protein encodes the protein MSAKRINEIKSGLKKENLDGFIVTHLDHVRYLCGYTGSNGLLVIGNGKTQFLTDFRYADQAKNQVKGATVNVMSKGDLIGALKEFPQLNRKNLRYGYSESNLSVAGGKRLQAALPDALLVPGDAMIAELGWVKEKLEIDLIAKACKIGDTALERVLQLVAPGVTERELQAELEYQMAMLGSERPSFETIIASGYRSAMPHGMASNKKIQAGDFVTFDFGATVNGYVSDMTRTIVVGKATAKQKKIYGIVLRSQMAGVKTVKAGVVCRKVDEACRKIITRAGYGKEFGHGTGHGIGFPYNPIHTGPHVSPISEEKLQVNNVITVEPGIYISGWGGVRIEDDVVVTRNGCKVLTHFPKNLLEV